Part of the Lichenicola cladoniae genome is shown below.
GGTCGTACGGGTTTTGACCGGCGGCGCGAGACCGAACATCGCCAGAAGATGCAGCCGCTTCATCACCAGGTGAATGCCGACCGGGATCATGACCCCGGCACTGGTGCCGACTACCAGGTAAAGCCACGGGTCCGCCACGACATGCAGCTTGAGCATGATTACCCGCGCACCCGATCCGGCGATGACGTGCAACACGTAGATCGTCATCGACATGACGCCCACGCCTGCCAGCCAGCGATGCCCACGCTGATCCAGCACCTTGCAGACCAGCACGATGCCGGCAATTCCCGTGATGCATGCTGGCAGCGAGAGGAGGCTTACCGGGTCTCGACCGGAGAGCGTCCCGCCGGCCCAGACCATCAGCGCGAAGGCGAACCAGACCAGCGCCGCAACGGTCCAGCCGCGGATACGATCGGGCTGCCAGCGCGCGAGCATCGCTGGTCCGTAGAGGCCCGCAACATAGAAAGGAAGATCGTAGAGCGTCATCGACAACTGTGTCGGTATCGGAACGGCCTGGTAGATTGCGAAACCAGCAAACGCGATACCGATCAGGGTCAGCCGCGACGGCAGCAGCACGACGAGGACATGGCAGATCATGATGGCATACAGGAACCAGAACTGCCCGATCGGCTGATACCAGATCTTGGCAAGGTCGGTGAACGTCATCGGGGTGTTGACGTCATGCGCCAGCATGATGATGACGCAGCCCTGCAAGACGGACCAGAGAAAGTAGGGATAGGCGATCGTCCAGACTTTGTTGACGAGAAAGGCCTGGTTTCCTCGTCGGAGACTGTGCTGGACATTGAGACCGGCCAGGAAAAAGA
Proteins encoded:
- a CDS encoding acyltransferase family protein; this translates as MIAETLQFERDAAVLLDREISRSVTATASTPSERQVWIDYARGIGVILVVFGHSLRGIVKSGVFSNLTLAGWMDYTVYAFHMPLFFFLAGLNVQHSLRRGNQAFLVNKVWTIAYPYFLWSVLQGCVIIMLAHDVNTPMTFTDLAKIWYQPIGQFWFLYAIMICHVLVVLLPSRLTLIGIAFAGFAIYQAVPIPTQLSMTLYDLPFYVAGLYGPAMLARWQPDRIRGWTVAALVWFAFALMVWAGGTLSGRDPVSLLSLPACITGIAGIVLVCKVLDQRGHRWLAGVGVMSMTIYVLHVIAGSGARVIMLKLHVVADPWLYLVVGTSAGVMIPVGIHLVMKRLHLLAMFGLAPPVKTRTTRMAVST